A window of the Cucurbita pepo subsp. pepo cultivar mu-cu-16 chromosome LG01, ASM280686v2, whole genome shotgun sequence genome harbors these coding sequences:
- the LOC111796618 gene encoding protein EXPORTIN 1A isoform X1, with protein MAILKLLSEEVFDFSRGEMTQQKIKELKQSLNSEFQLIHELCLFVLSASQRTELIRATLSTLHAFLSWIPLGYIFESPLLETLLKFFPVPSYRNLTLQCLTEVAALNFGDYYNVQYVKMYNIFMVQLQNILPPSTNIPEAYAHGSSEEQAFIQNLALFFTSFYKSHIRVLESTQESISALLMGLEYLINISYVDDTEVFKVCLDYWNSLVLELFEAHHNMDNPAVSANMMGLQVPLLSGAVDGLGSQLMQRRQLYSGPMSKLRMLMICRMAKPEEVLIVEDENGNIVRETMKDNDVLVQYKSMRETLIYLSHLDHDDTEKQMLKKLSRQLSGEDWSWNNLNTLCWAIGSISGSMMEDQENRFLVMVIRDLLNLCEITKGKDNKAVIASNIMYVVGQYPRFLRAHWKFLKTVVNKLFEFMHETHPGVQDMACDTFLKIVQKCKRKFVIVQVGENEPFVSELLTSLPTTVADLEPHQIHTFYESVGNMIQAEPDPQKRDEYLQRLMELPNQKWAEIIGQARQSVDFLKDQDVIRTVLNILQTNTSVASSLGTYFLPQISLIFLDMLNVYRMYSELISSSIAEGGPYASKTSYVKLLRSVKRETLKLIETFLDKAEDQPQIGKQFVPPMMEPILLDYARNLPDARESEVLSLFATIINKYKNTMIEDVPRIFEAVFQCTLEMITKNFEDYPEHRLKFFSLLRAIATYCFPALIRLSSQQLKLVMDSIIWAFRHTERNIAETGLNLLLEMLKNFQASEFCNQFYRTYFLTIEQEIFAVLTDTFHKPGFKLHVLVLQHLFCLAESGVLTEPLWDAATVSYPYPNNVAFVREYTIKLLSSSFPNMTAAEVTQMVNGLFDSRNDLSVFKNHIRDFLVQSKEFSAQDNKDLYAEEAAAQRERDRQRMLSIPGLIAPNEIQDEMVDS; from the exons ATGGCGATTTTAAAA CTCTTGAGTGAAGAGGTCTTTGATTTCTCAAGGGGAGAGATGACGCAACAAAAAATCAAGGAGCTTAAACAATCTTTGAACAG CGAGTTTCAACTCATCCATGAGTTATGCTTATTTGTGCTATCAGCATCTCAAAGGACAGAACTTATCCGTGCAACATTATCAACATTACATGCTTTCCTTTCATGGATTCCTTTGGGATATATATTTGAGTCCCCATTG CTTGAAACATTGCTGAAGTTTTTCCCGGTCCCATCATATCGTAATCTAACTCTCCAATGTCTAACGGAG GTGGCAGCTCTGAATTTTGGGGACTATTACAATGTGCAGTACGTTAAGATGTATAATATATTCATGGTGCAATTACAG AATATTCTTCCACCTAGTACAAACATCCCAGAGGCCTATGCTCATGGATCAAGTGAGGAGCAG GCTTTTATTCAGAACTTGGCTCTGTTTTTCACTTCATTTTACAAG TCACATATTCGAGTTCTGGAATCCACTCAGGAGAGTATATCTGCATTGCTAATGGGTCTCGAATATCTTATTAACATTTCATATGTTGATGACACCGAGGTTTTTAAG GTCTGCTTGGATTATTGGAACTCCTTGGTTCTGGAACTGTTTGAGGCACACCATAATATGGATAATCCTGCTGTGTCCGCCAATATGATGGGATTGCAG GTGCCTTTGCTCTCTGGTGCGGTTGATGGCCTTGGTTCTCAACTCATGCAGAGGAGGCAGCTTTATTCTGGTCCTATGTCAAAGTTGAGAATGCTTATGATTTGTCGCATGGCTAAACCAGAGGAGGTTCTCATTGTTGAGGATGAGAACGGTAACATTGTTCGAGAAACCATGAAGGATAATGATGTCCTTGTTCAATACAAG AGCATGCGAGAGACATTAATTTACTTGTCGCACCTTGATCACGATGACACTGAAAAGCAG ATGCTAAAGAAATTAAGTAGACAACTCAGTGGTGAAGATTGGTCATGGAACAACTTAAACACACTATGCTGGGCTATTGGGTCTATCTCTGGTTCCATGATGGAGGATCAG GAGAACAGATTCTTGGTGATGGTCATACGTGATTTGTTGAATTTGTGTGAAATTACCAAGGGAAAGGATAATAAAGCTGTTATTGCGAGTAACATCAT GTATGTTGTTGGTCAGTATCCAAGATTCTTAAGAGCTCACTGGAAGTTCTTGAAAACTGTCGTGAACAAGTTGTTTGAGTTCATGCACGAAACACATCCAGGAGTGCAG GATATGGCTTGTGACACATTCTTAAAAATTGTTCAAAAATGCAAGCGAAAGTTTGTCATTGTACAG GTTGGAGAAAATGAGCCATTTGTTTCTGAACTTCTTACTAGTCTTCCGACAACAGTTGCAGATCTCGAGCCTCACCAAATTCATACTTTTTATGAATCT GTTGGCAACATGATTCAAGCAGAACCTGATCCACAGAAGAGGGATGAGTACCTCCAGAGGCTGATGGAGCTTCCAAACCAG AAATGGGCTGAAATTATTGGTCAGGCACGCCAAAGTGTGGATTTTCTAAAAGATCAAGATGTAATAAGAACGGTGCTCAATATACTACAG ACAAATACAAGCGTTGCCAGTTCTCTTGGAACTTATTTCTTACCTCAGATATCTTTGATCTTTCTGGATATGCTCAATGTCTACAG AATGTATAGTGAGCTTATATCAAGTAGCATTGCTGAAGGAGGGCCCTATGCGTCTAAAACGTCCTATGTTAAGCTTCTACG ATCAGTGAAGAGGGAAACTCTAAAGCTTATTGAAACATTCTTGGACAAGGCTGAAGATCAACCACAAATTGGGAAGCAGTTTGTGCCCCCAATGATGGAACCCATTCTTCTTGATTACGCCAGGAATCTCCCAGATGCACGTGAATCAGAAGTCTTATCTCTTTTCGCTAcaattataaataa GTATAAGAATACAATGATTGAGGATGTGCCTCGTATATTTGAAGCAGTCTTCCAATGCACGCTGGAG ATGATtactaaaaattttgaagattatCCAGAGCATCGCCTAAAGTTTTTTTCGCTGCTTCGAGCCATTGCTACGTATTGTTTTCCTGCTTTGATTCGGCTGTCAAGTCAG CAATTAAAGCTTGTTATGGATTCAATTATATGGGCATTTCGGCACACAGAGAGGAATATTGCTGAAACTGGGCTCAATCTACTATTAGAGATGTTAAAAAATTTTCAG GCTTCCGAGTTCTGCAATCAATTTTATCGAACATATTTTTTGACTATTGAGCAAGAAATATTTGCAGTCTTGACGGACACGTTTCACAAGCCTGGATTTAAGTTGCATGTCTTGGTCCTCCAACACTTGTTTTGCTTG GCGGAGTCTGGTGTACTAACAGAACCTTTGTGGGATGCTGCAACTGTTTCTTATCCATACCCGAATAACGTGGCCTTTGTTCGGGAGTACACTATTAAGCTCCTGAGTTCTTCGTTCCCCAACATGACTGCAGCAGAA GTCACTCAAATGGTGAATGGACTGTTTGATTCAAGAAATGACCTCTCTGTGTTTAAGAATCACATTCGAGACTTTCTGGTGCAATCCAAAGAATTTTCAGCACAG GATAATAAAGACCTCTATGCTGAAGAGGCAGCTGCTCAGAGGGAAAGAGATCGGCAACGGATGCTTTCTATTCCAGGGCTTATTGCTCCGAACGAGATTCAAGATGAGATGGTGGACTCATGA
- the LOC111805093 gene encoding transcription factor-like protein DPB translates to MQLVHFDFNSTPFELHDDNYVLKAMKFCDRPQCDNTAQNFAPDAGEGSSMSGMYQPPQIPLPSMSNTPVRTPTSPPLPGIIKARVKHEH, encoded by the exons ATGCAGCTGGTGCACTTTGACTTCAACAG TACTCCGTTTGAGCTCCACGATGACAATTACGTTTTGAAGGCGATGAAATTTTGCGACAGACCGCAATGCGACAACACGGCGCAAAATTTCGCTCCTGATGCAGGGGAGGGTTCTAGCATGTCAGGCATGTATCAACCACCCCAGATCCCTCTTCCTTCAATGTCTAACACGCCCGTTAGAACTCCAACCTCGCCACCACTTCCTGGAATTATAAAAGCTCGTGTTAAACACGAGCATTGA
- the LOC111777106 gene encoding serine/threonine-protein phosphatase 4 regulatory subunit 2-B-like isoform X2, whose product MEVPPNEDSEHPVNSSIDTVHPQQDNVLPDTVNDGVMEQKQVINEEEIRGTIEAIASTGKFWHDWEKLKSMLSFQLKQVLSEYPEAKASGEQSTLGEPFPELVKRLDEALLSFIEGPPFTLQRICEILLDARGVYPKLSKLVLALEKNLLVTSTLAISPAPCLPSSDAKPNESEEAEKGVEEQKHSADVVENGDRDEVMTEVEEADMNDDMTIDIALEEIVGSSETTNSAANSKS is encoded by the exons ATGGAGGTGCCACCAAATGAAGATTCAGAGCACCCAGTCAATTCTTCCATTGATACCGTTCATCCGCAACAGGATAATGTGCTCCCTGATACTGTAAATGACGG AGTCATGGAGCAGAAGCAGGTAATCAATGAGGAAGAAATAAGAGGTACAATCGAAGCAATTGCATCCACGGGGAAATTctg GCATGATTGGGAGAAATTGAAGAGCATGCTATCCTTTCAGCTGAAGCAG GTGCTGTCCGAGTATCCTGAAGCGAAAGCGTCCGGTGAACAAAGTACTTTAGGGGAACCCTTCCCGGAGCTGGTAAAGCGGCTCGATGAAG CACTTCTTAGCTTCATTGAAGGTCCTCCATTTACCCTTCAAAGGATTTGTGAG ATCCTATTGGATGCACGGGGCGTCTATCCCAAACTCTCAAAGCTTGTGCTAGCTCTGGAAAAG AATCTTTTGGTGACATCCACACTCGCCATCAGTCCTGCCCCGTGTCTACCGTCATCCGACGCAAAGCCAAATGAGTCGGAGGAGGCAGAGAAAGGTGTGGAAGAACAAAAGCATTCAGCAGATGTAGTAGAAAATGGAGACAGGGATGAGGTAATGACGGAGGTTGAAGAGGCCGACATGAATGATGATATGACAATAGACATAGCCCTTGAAGAAATAGTTGGATCATCTGAGACAACAAATTCGGCTGCAAACAGTAAATCTTAG
- the LOC111796618 gene encoding protein EXPORTIN 1A isoform X2 has protein sequence MAAEKLRDLSQPIDVPLLDATVAAFYGTGSKEERSAADQILRDLQNNADMWLQVVHILQNTKSLNTKFFALQVLEGVIKYRWNALPVEQRDGMKNYVSDVIVQLSSNEASFRMERLYVNKLNIILVQLLSEEVFDFSRGEMTQQKIKELKQSLNSEFQLIHELCLFVLSASQRTELIRATLSTLHAFLSWIPLGYIFESPLLETLLKFFPVPSYRNLTLQCLTEVAALNFGDYYNVQYVKMYNIFMVQLQNILPPSTNIPEAYAHGSSEEQAFIQNLALFFTSFYKSHIRVLESTQESISALLMGLEYLINISYVDDTEVFKVCLDYWNSLVLELFEAHHNMDNPAVSANMMGLQVPLLSGAVDGLGSQLMQRRQLYSGPMSKLRMLMICRMAKPEEVLIVEDENGNIVRETMKDNDVLVQYKSMRETLIYLSHLDHDDTEKQMLKKLSRQLSGEDWSWNNLNTLCWAIGSISGSMMEDQENRFLVMVIRDLLNLCEITKGKDNKAVIASNIMYVVGQYPRFLRAHWKFLKTVVNKLFEFMHETHPGVQDMACDTFLKIVQKCKRKFVIVQVGENEPFVSELLTSLPTTVADLEPHQIHTFYESVGNMIQAEPDPQKRDEYLQRLMELPNQKWAEIIGQARQSVDFLKDQDVIRTVLNILQTNTSVASSLGTYFLPQISLIFLDMLNVYRMYSELISSSIAEGGPYASKTSYVKLLRSVKRETLKLIETFLDKAEDQPQIGKQFVPPMMEPILLDYARNLPDARESEVLSLFATIINKYKNTMIEDVPRIFEAVFQCTLEMITKNFEDYPEHRLKFFSLLRAIATYCFPALIRLSSQQLKLVMDSIIWAFRHTERNIAETGLNLLLEMLKNFQASEFCNQFYRTYFLTIEQEIFAVLTDTFHKPGFKLHVLVLQHLFCLAESGVLTEPLWDAATVSYPYPNNVAFVREYTIKLLSSSFPNMTAAEVTQMVNGLFDSRNDLSVFKNHIRDFLVQSKEFSAQDNKDLYAEEAAAQRERDRQRMLSIPGLIAPNEIQDEMVDS, from the exons ATGGCAGCAGAGAAGCTCAGGGATTTGAGTCAGCCGATTGACGTCCCGTTGCTCGATGCAACTGTTGCGGCCTTCTATGGTACTGGATCTAAGGAAGAG AGGAGTGCTGCAGATCAAATTTTAAGGGACCTACAAAATAATGCGGACATGTGGCTGCAGGTTGTGCACATTTTACAAAATACAAAGAGCTTAAACACTAAGTTCTTTGCCTTACAG GTTCTAGAAGGtgtaataaaatatagatGGAATGCGCTACCGGTTGAACAAAGAGATGGAATGAAGAATTATGTATCTGATGTGATTGTGCAG CTTTCAAGTAATGAAGCTTCCTTTCGAATGGAAAGACTGTATGTCAACAAGCTTAACATCATCTTGGTTCAG CTCTTGAGTGAAGAGGTCTTTGATTTCTCAAGGGGAGAGATGACGCAACAAAAAATCAAGGAGCTTAAACAATCTTTGAACAG CGAGTTTCAACTCATCCATGAGTTATGCTTATTTGTGCTATCAGCATCTCAAAGGACAGAACTTATCCGTGCAACATTATCAACATTACATGCTTTCCTTTCATGGATTCCTTTGGGATATATATTTGAGTCCCCATTG CTTGAAACATTGCTGAAGTTTTTCCCGGTCCCATCATATCGTAATCTAACTCTCCAATGTCTAACGGAG GTGGCAGCTCTGAATTTTGGGGACTATTACAATGTGCAGTACGTTAAGATGTATAATATATTCATGGTGCAATTACAG AATATTCTTCCACCTAGTACAAACATCCCAGAGGCCTATGCTCATGGATCAAGTGAGGAGCAG GCTTTTATTCAGAACTTGGCTCTGTTTTTCACTTCATTTTACAAG TCACATATTCGAGTTCTGGAATCCACTCAGGAGAGTATATCTGCATTGCTAATGGGTCTCGAATATCTTATTAACATTTCATATGTTGATGACACCGAGGTTTTTAAG GTCTGCTTGGATTATTGGAACTCCTTGGTTCTGGAACTGTTTGAGGCACACCATAATATGGATAATCCTGCTGTGTCCGCCAATATGATGGGATTGCAG GTGCCTTTGCTCTCTGGTGCGGTTGATGGCCTTGGTTCTCAACTCATGCAGAGGAGGCAGCTTTATTCTGGTCCTATGTCAAAGTTGAGAATGCTTATGATTTGTCGCATGGCTAAACCAGAGGAGGTTCTCATTGTTGAGGATGAGAACGGTAACATTGTTCGAGAAACCATGAAGGATAATGATGTCCTTGTTCAATACAAG AGCATGCGAGAGACATTAATTTACTTGTCGCACCTTGATCACGATGACACTGAAAAGCAG ATGCTAAAGAAATTAAGTAGACAACTCAGTGGTGAAGATTGGTCATGGAACAACTTAAACACACTATGCTGGGCTATTGGGTCTATCTCTGGTTCCATGATGGAGGATCAG GAGAACAGATTCTTGGTGATGGTCATACGTGATTTGTTGAATTTGTGTGAAATTACCAAGGGAAAGGATAATAAAGCTGTTATTGCGAGTAACATCAT GTATGTTGTTGGTCAGTATCCAAGATTCTTAAGAGCTCACTGGAAGTTCTTGAAAACTGTCGTGAACAAGTTGTTTGAGTTCATGCACGAAACACATCCAGGAGTGCAG GATATGGCTTGTGACACATTCTTAAAAATTGTTCAAAAATGCAAGCGAAAGTTTGTCATTGTACAG GTTGGAGAAAATGAGCCATTTGTTTCTGAACTTCTTACTAGTCTTCCGACAACAGTTGCAGATCTCGAGCCTCACCAAATTCATACTTTTTATGAATCT GTTGGCAACATGATTCAAGCAGAACCTGATCCACAGAAGAGGGATGAGTACCTCCAGAGGCTGATGGAGCTTCCAAACCAG AAATGGGCTGAAATTATTGGTCAGGCACGCCAAAGTGTGGATTTTCTAAAAGATCAAGATGTAATAAGAACGGTGCTCAATATACTACAG ACAAATACAAGCGTTGCCAGTTCTCTTGGAACTTATTTCTTACCTCAGATATCTTTGATCTTTCTGGATATGCTCAATGTCTACAG AATGTATAGTGAGCTTATATCAAGTAGCATTGCTGAAGGAGGGCCCTATGCGTCTAAAACGTCCTATGTTAAGCTTCTACG ATCAGTGAAGAGGGAAACTCTAAAGCTTATTGAAACATTCTTGGACAAGGCTGAAGATCAACCACAAATTGGGAAGCAGTTTGTGCCCCCAATGATGGAACCCATTCTTCTTGATTACGCCAGGAATCTCCCAGATGCACGTGAATCAGAAGTCTTATCTCTTTTCGCTAcaattataaataa GTATAAGAATACAATGATTGAGGATGTGCCTCGTATATTTGAAGCAGTCTTCCAATGCACGCTGGAG ATGATtactaaaaattttgaagattatCCAGAGCATCGCCTAAAGTTTTTTTCGCTGCTTCGAGCCATTGCTACGTATTGTTTTCCTGCTTTGATTCGGCTGTCAAGTCAG CAATTAAAGCTTGTTATGGATTCAATTATATGGGCATTTCGGCACACAGAGAGGAATATTGCTGAAACTGGGCTCAATCTACTATTAGAGATGTTAAAAAATTTTCAG GCTTCCGAGTTCTGCAATCAATTTTATCGAACATATTTTTTGACTATTGAGCAAGAAATATTTGCAGTCTTGACGGACACGTTTCACAAGCCTGGATTTAAGTTGCATGTCTTGGTCCTCCAACACTTGTTTTGCTTG GCGGAGTCTGGTGTACTAACAGAACCTTTGTGGGATGCTGCAACTGTTTCTTATCCATACCCGAATAACGTGGCCTTTGTTCGGGAGTACACTATTAAGCTCCTGAGTTCTTCGTTCCCCAACATGACTGCAGCAGAA GTCACTCAAATGGTGAATGGACTGTTTGATTCAAGAAATGACCTCTCTGTGTTTAAGAATCACATTCGAGACTTTCTGGTGCAATCCAAAGAATTTTCAGCACAG GATAATAAAGACCTCTATGCTGAAGAGGCAGCTGCTCAGAGGGAAAGAGATCGGCAACGGATGCTTTCTATTCCAGGGCTTATTGCTCCGAACGAGATTCAAGATGAGATGGTGGACTCATGA
- the LOC111797485 gene encoding transcription factor-like protein DPB isoform X1, with the protein MGTRTQQPCHDDDDDDLPGGPGPAATTISGQSVSMSGSVGSPSNRSEQTMATPASDNTFLRLNNLDIHGDEAGSQPPTANVKKKRGQRAVGGDKSGRGLRQFSMKVCEKVESKGRTTYNEVADELVAEFADPGNSLATPDQQQYDEKNIRRRVYDALNVLMAMDIISKDKKEIQWKGLPRTSLNDIEELKAERLGLRNRIEKKAAYLQELEEQYVGLQNLIQRNEQLFSSENAPSGGVSLPFILVQTRPHATVEIEISEDMQLVHFDFNSTPFELHDDNYVLKAMKFCDRPQCDNTAQNFAPDAGEGSSMSGMYQPPQIPLPSMSNTPVRTPTSPPLPGIIKARVKHEH; encoded by the exons ATGGGCACACGAACCCAGCAACCCTGCcatgacgacgacgacgacgacctCCCAGGCGGCCCTGGCCCTGCTGCCACCACAATTTCAGGTCAGTCCGTTTCCATGAGTGGTAGTGTCGGTTCTCCTTCTAACCGAAGCGAGCAAACCATGGCGACGCCTGCTAGCGACAACACTTTTCTTCGATTGAACAACCTCGACATCCATGGCGATGAGGCGGGCTCGCAACCACCTACTGC TAACGTGAAGAAAAAGAGGGGTCAGCGTGCTGTTGGAGGGGACAAGAGTGGAAGAGGGCTTCGCCAATTTAGCATGAAAG TTTGTGAGAAAGTGGAGAGTAAGGGAAGAACGACCTACAACGAG GTAGCAGACGAACTTGTTGCAGAGTTTGCTGATCCTGGCAACAGTCTTGCGACACCGGATCAG CAACAGTACGATGAAAAAAACATCAGGCGAAGGGTGTATGACGCGCTGAATGTTCTCATGGCAATGGATATCatatcaaaagataaaaaagagaTACAATGGAAGGGTCTGCCACGTACAAGCCTGAACGATATCGAAGAACTAAAG GCAGAGCGTCTTGGACTTAGAAATAGGATTGAAAAGAAAGCGGCGTACTTGCAAGAGCTGGAGGAGCAG TATGTAGGCCTTCAGAACCTAATTCAGCGAAACGAACAGTTATTCAGTTCTGAGAATGCACCCAGTGGTGGCGTGTCTTTACCTTTCATCCTGGTGCAG ACAAGGCCTCATGCAACTGTTGAGATAGAAATATCAGAAGATATGCAGCTGGTGCACTTTGACTTCAACAG TACTCCGTTTGAGCTCCACGATGACAATTACGTTTTGAAGGCGATGAAATTTTGCGACAGACCGCAATGCGACAACACGGCGCAAAATTTCGCTCCTGATGCAGGGGAGGGTTCTAGCATGTCAGGCATGTATCAACCACCCCAGATCCCTCTTCCTTCAATGTCTAACACGCCCGTTAGAACTCCAACCTCGCCACCACTTCCTGGAATTATAAAAGCTCGTGTTAAACACGAGCATTGA
- the LOC111777106 gene encoding serine/threonine-protein phosphatase 4 regulatory subunit 2-like isoform X1, which produces MRKFLLESFLSVYSVSCCESQVESRDLLMEVPPNEDSEHPVNSSIDTVHPQQDNVLPDTVNDGVMEQKQVINEEEIRGTIEAIASTGKFWHDWEKLKSMLSFQLKQVLSEYPEAKASGEQSTLGEPFPELVKRLDEALLSFIEGPPFTLQRICEILLDARGVYPKLSKLVLALEKNLLVTSTLAISPAPCLPSSDAKPNESEEAEKGVEEQKHSADVVENGDRDEVMTEVEEADMNDDMTIDIALEEIVGSSETTNSAANSKS; this is translated from the exons ATGAGAAAATTTCTTTTGGAATCATTTCTCTCTGTATATTCTGTTTCTTGCTGCGAATCT CAGGTGGAAAGTAGAGATCTCTTGATGGAGGTGCCACCAAATGAAGATTCAGAGCACCCAGTCAATTCTTCCATTGATACCGTTCATCCGCAACAGGATAATGTGCTCCCTGATACTGTAAATGACGG AGTCATGGAGCAGAAGCAGGTAATCAATGAGGAAGAAATAAGAGGTACAATCGAAGCAATTGCATCCACGGGGAAATTctg GCATGATTGGGAGAAATTGAAGAGCATGCTATCCTTTCAGCTGAAGCAG GTGCTGTCCGAGTATCCTGAAGCGAAAGCGTCCGGTGAACAAAGTACTTTAGGGGAACCCTTCCCGGAGCTGGTAAAGCGGCTCGATGAAG CACTTCTTAGCTTCATTGAAGGTCCTCCATTTACCCTTCAAAGGATTTGTGAG ATCCTATTGGATGCACGGGGCGTCTATCCCAAACTCTCAAAGCTTGTGCTAGCTCTGGAAAAG AATCTTTTGGTGACATCCACACTCGCCATCAGTCCTGCCCCGTGTCTACCGTCATCCGACGCAAAGCCAAATGAGTCGGAGGAGGCAGAGAAAGGTGTGGAAGAACAAAAGCATTCAGCAGATGTAGTAGAAAATGGAGACAGGGATGAGGTAATGACGGAGGTTGAAGAGGCCGACATGAATGATGATATGACAATAGACATAGCCCTTGAAGAAATAGTTGGATCATCTGAGACAACAAATTCGGCTGCAAACAGTAAATCTTAG
- the LOC111797485 gene encoding transcription factor-like protein DPB isoform X2 → MGTRTQQPCHDDDDDDLPGGPGPAATTISGQSVSMSGSVGSPSNRSEQTMATPASDNTFLRLNNLDIHGDEAGSQPPTANVKKKRGQRAVGGDKSGRGLRQFSMKVCEKVESKGRTTYNEVADELVAEFADPGNSLATPDQYDEKNIRRRVYDALNVLMAMDIISKDKKEIQWKGLPRTSLNDIEELKAERLGLRNRIEKKAAYLQELEEQYVGLQNLIQRNEQLFSSENAPSGGVSLPFILVQTRPHATVEIEISEDMQLVHFDFNSTPFELHDDNYVLKAMKFCDRPQCDNTAQNFAPDAGEGSSMSGMYQPPQIPLPSMSNTPVRTPTSPPLPGIIKARVKHEH, encoded by the exons ATGGGCACACGAACCCAGCAACCCTGCcatgacgacgacgacgacgacctCCCAGGCGGCCCTGGCCCTGCTGCCACCACAATTTCAGGTCAGTCCGTTTCCATGAGTGGTAGTGTCGGTTCTCCTTCTAACCGAAGCGAGCAAACCATGGCGACGCCTGCTAGCGACAACACTTTTCTTCGATTGAACAACCTCGACATCCATGGCGATGAGGCGGGCTCGCAACCACCTACTGC TAACGTGAAGAAAAAGAGGGGTCAGCGTGCTGTTGGAGGGGACAAGAGTGGAAGAGGGCTTCGCCAATTTAGCATGAAAG TTTGTGAGAAAGTGGAGAGTAAGGGAAGAACGACCTACAACGAG GTAGCAGACGAACTTGTTGCAGAGTTTGCTGATCCTGGCAACAGTCTTGCGACACCGGATCAG TACGATGAAAAAAACATCAGGCGAAGGGTGTATGACGCGCTGAATGTTCTCATGGCAATGGATATCatatcaaaagataaaaaagagaTACAATGGAAGGGTCTGCCACGTACAAGCCTGAACGATATCGAAGAACTAAAG GCAGAGCGTCTTGGACTTAGAAATAGGATTGAAAAGAAAGCGGCGTACTTGCAAGAGCTGGAGGAGCAG TATGTAGGCCTTCAGAACCTAATTCAGCGAAACGAACAGTTATTCAGTTCTGAGAATGCACCCAGTGGTGGCGTGTCTTTACCTTTCATCCTGGTGCAG ACAAGGCCTCATGCAACTGTTGAGATAGAAATATCAGAAGATATGCAGCTGGTGCACTTTGACTTCAACAG TACTCCGTTTGAGCTCCACGATGACAATTACGTTTTGAAGGCGATGAAATTTTGCGACAGACCGCAATGCGACAACACGGCGCAAAATTTCGCTCCTGATGCAGGGGAGGGTTCTAGCATGTCAGGCATGTATCAACCACCCCAGATCCCTCTTCCTTCAATGTCTAACACGCCCGTTAGAACTCCAACCTCGCCACCACTTCCTGGAATTATAAAAGCTCGTGTTAAACACGAGCATTGA